In a single window of the Etheostoma spectabile isolate EspeVRDwgs_2016 chromosome 3, UIUC_Espe_1.0, whole genome shotgun sequence genome:
- the prss16 gene encoding thymus-specific serine protease, which yields MFFSPACCLILLLVLNFTDAGRILWKIKERVRNLQLQKAKQHLQQQTVSGRLPLQHVKEGRIHQPLDHFDRQDVSTFPQRFFVNEAHWQRPDGPVFLFIGGEGPIFEFDVLAGHHVDMAEENGALLLALEHRFYGDSINPDGLKTENLADLSSQQALADLAVFQQYISQNFNLSHRNTWISFGGSYSGALSAWFRGKFPHLVYGAVASSAPVKAKLDFSAYSNIVGLSLMNEAVGGSEKCLAGVREAFAAVEALMNGNASQVAMDFGCCTTPKNLDDQIELMQNLADIVMGTVQYNEEGVLMSINELCGVMTNKSNAYEEEMEAYNRLVKLAKIYHFTSEEPCLDISHEKTVKDLMDTSLPLGRRAERQWTYQTCTEFGFYQTCEDATCPFSGMMTLQAQTQFCPMLFGISQHSLPGRIAFTNAYYGENDNPHTHRVLYVNGGVDPWKELSVVQERTEDREEAQTIFIRDTAHCADMMSRKVTDRRSLRKAREEIEKHVARWLKMAAAGEN from the exons GCGTAATCTTCAGCTGCAGAAAGCCAAGCAGCATCTCCAGCAGCAGACGGTCAGTGGTCGTCTGCCTCTCCAACATGTTAAGGAGGGCAGGATTCACCAACCGCTGGACCACTTTGACCGACAAGACGTTAGCACCTTCCCTCAG AGGTTCTTTGTGAATGAGGCGCACTGGCAACGTCCTGATGGTCCAGTGTTCCTCTTCATCGGAGGAGAAGGGCCCATCTTTGAGTTTGATGTTCTGGCAG GTCACCATGTTGACATGGCTGAAGAGAACGGGGCTTTGCTATTGGCTCTGGAGCACCGTTTCTATGGTGACAGCATTAACCCTGACGGCCTCAAAACGGAGAACCTGGCAGACCTGAGCAGCCAGCAAGC GCTTGCTGACTTGGCTGTATTCCAACAGTACATCAGCCAAAACTTCAATCTGAGCCATAGGAACACCTGGATTAGCTTCGGAGGCTCGTACTCCGGAGCTCTGTCTGCCTGGTTCAGAGGAAAG TTTCCCCACCTGGTGTATGGAGCTGTGGCCTCCTCTGCTCCTGTCAAGGCGAAGTTGGACTTCTCTGCCTACAGCAAT ATTGTTGGCTTGAGTCTTATGAACGAAGCAGTTGGTGGCTCAGAAAAG TGCCTGGCGGGTGTGCGGGAAGCCTTTGCTGCGGTGGAAGCACTAATGAACGGGAATGCTAGCCAAGTGGCCATGGATTTTGGCTGCTGTACGACCCCTAAGAATCTTGATGATCAG ATTGAGCTAATGCAAAACCTGGCCGACATCGTCATGGGAACAGTGCAGTACAACGAAGAAGGAGTGCTCATGTCTATTAATGAGCTCTGTGGTGTTATGACCAATAAGAGCAATGCATatgaggaggagatggaggctTACAACCGCCTTGTTAAACTTGCAAAG ATCTACCATTTCACCAGTGAGGAACCGTGTCTGGACATCTCCCATGAGAAAACAGTGAAAGATTTGATGGACACGTCCCTCCCCTTAGGCAGGAGAGCGGAGAGACAGTGGACTTACCAGACCTGCACCGAGTTTGGCTTCT accaGACTTGTGAGGATGCCACTTGTCCGTTCTCTGGGATGATGACCCTTCAAGCCCAGACTCAATTCTGTCCCATGCTGTTTGGCATTTCCCAGCATTCCCTGCCTGGACGCATTGCTTTCACAAACGCTTATTATGGAGAAAAtgacaacccacacacacacagggtgctCTACGTCAATG GGGGAGTTGACCCATGGAAGGAGCTGTCGGTGGTCCaggagaggacagaggacagagaggaagcCCAGACCATTTTCATTAGGGACACTGCTCACTGTGCTGATATGATGAGTAGAAAAGTCACAGACCGCCGCTCGCTCAGGAAAGCCAGAGag GAGATTGAGAAACATGTGGCCCGTTGGCTGAAGATGGCTGCTGCAGGAGAAAATTAA